One genomic segment of Panicum virgatum strain AP13 chromosome 2N, P.virgatum_v5, whole genome shotgun sequence includes these proteins:
- the LOC120662832 gene encoding probable carboxylesterase 2 produces MGDEEEKELEDEKIMKWEEGERKAREEIRKAQEETRKAELDKTQGEIRKAELDKCPLCSCVGQALLGYIKIVYPYTESAFSEQFHRYADSLSARAGALVVSVEYRLAPEHPIPAAYEDAWVALQWAATLSDPWLAFHAHPTRMFLASESAGVNIAHSMRVSPPMVRTSASRRRRGTYAWGMAALVFADGEDIRIEGMDALWPFLTAGADGNDDPRISPPAEQVASLLCRRMLVGVAAKDVVRDRSESRREVTLLESKGKDHGFHLYRPGCASAVAIMDRVAEFISGWAPSVIADAETEHLHALETTGRIC; encoded by the exons ATGGGGGATGAGGAGGAAAAGGAACTGGAGGACGAGAAGATCATGAAATGGGAGGAAG gtGAGAGGAAGGCGCGGGAGGAGATTAGGAAGGCGCAGGAGGAGACCAGGAAAGCGGAGTTGGACAAGACGCAGGGGGAGATCAGGAAAGCAGAGTTGGACAAATG tcCTTTGTGCTCTTGTGTTGGACAAGCTCTGCTTGGCTACATCAAGATTGTGTAT CCTTACACCGAGAGCGCCTTCTCCGAGCAGTTCCACCGCTATGCCGACTCCCTCTCGGCGCGTGCGGGAGCGCTCGTCGTCTCCGTGGAGTACCGGCTGGCGCCGGAGCACCCCATCCCCGCGGCCTACGAGGACGCGTGGGTGGCGCTCCAGTGGGCGGCCACCCTCTCCGACCCTTGGCTCGCGTTCCATGCCCACCCCACGCGCATGTTCCTTGCCAGCGAGAGCGCCGGCGTGAACATCGCGCACAGCATGCGCGTGTCGCCGCCGATGGTGAGGACATCCGCATCACGGCGCCGGAGAGGAACATACGCGTGGGGCATGGCGGCGCTTGTCTTCGCAGACGGTGAGGACATCCGCATCGAGGGCATG GACGCCCTCTGGCCGTTCCTGACGGCCGGCGCTGATGGCAACGACGACCCTCGCATCAGCCCGCCGGCCGAACAGGTCGCGTCGCTGTTGTGCCGGCGCATGCTGGTCGGCGTCGCCGCGAAGGACGTGGTGCGGGACCGCAG CGAGAGCCGCCGCGAGGTGACGCTCCTGGAGTCCAAGGGAAAGGACCACGGGTTCCACCTCTACCGGCCAGGTTGCGCCAGCGCCGTGGCGATCATGGATCGCGTCGCCGAGTTCATCAGCGGGTGGGCGCCGTCGGTGATCGCCGACGCCGAAACGGAGCATTTGCATGCGCTGGAGACCACGGGCCGCATTTGCTGA
- the LOC120658943 gene encoding 2-hydroxyisoflavanone dehydratase-like, translated as MAMQTIISSAPATRNAESDIVVDDMRPFLRTYKCGRVERLAPDTFVPASEDPGATGVATRDVVIDPTAGVSVRLFLCVGAVATGKRLPLVVYFHGGAFCTGSAFSELFHRYAASLSVRAGALVVSVEYRLAPEHPIPAAYKDAWVALRWAASRSDPWLALHADPTRMFLAGESAGANIAHSMAARVAADGEDIRIDGMVLLQPFFWGTERLPAETDRHDGPVFSPEFVDTLWPFLTAGAAGNDDPRISPTAEQIASLPCRRVLVGVAAKDVVRDRGCRYAAWLRREVTLLEFKGNDHGFHLYRPGCASAVALMDRVAEFISGWAASVIADAETERLLARKGTNKTGRTAFADGPDNKVRDNPGLMGKSRL; from the coding sequence ATGGCCATGCAAACAATCATCAGTAGTGCTCCGGCTACTAGGAATGCTGAGTCTGACATCGTCGTCGATGACATGCGCCCGTTCCTGCGCACCTACAAATGCGGCCGCGTCGAGCGGCTCGCGCCCGACACCTTCGTGCCGGCCTCCGAGGACCCGGGGGCGACCGGCGTGGCAACCAGAGACGTCGTCATCGACCCCACTGCGGGCGTGTCGGTGCGCCTCTTCCTCTGTGTCGGCGCGGTCGCGACAGGCAAGAGGCTCCCGCTGGTCGTCTACTTCCATGGCGGCGCCTTCTGCACTGGGAGCGCCTTCTCCGAGCTGTTCCACCGCTACGCCGCCTCCCTCTCGGTGCGCGCGGGAGCGCTCGTCGTCTCCGTGGAGTACCGACTGGCGCCGGAGCACCCCATCCCCGCGGCCTACAAGGACGCGTGGGTAGCGCTCCGGTGGGCGGCCTCCCGCTCCGACCCTTGGCTCGCGCTCCATGCCGACCCCACGCGCATGTTCCTCGCCGGCGAGAGCGCCGGCGCGAACATCGCGCACAGCATGGCGGCGCGTGTCGCCGCCGACGGTGAGGACATCCGCATCGACGGCATGGTCCTCCTGCAGCCCTTCTTCTGGGGCACCGAGCGGCTGCCGGCCGAAACGGACCGCCACGACGGGCCGGTGTTCTCGCCGGAGTTCGTGGACACCCTTTGGCCGTTCCTGACGGCCGGCGCTGCTGGCAACGACGATCCTCGCATCAGCCCGACGGCCGAGCAGATCGCGTCGCTACCGTGCCGGCGCGTGCTGGTCGGCGTCGCCGCGAAGGACGTGGTGCGGGACCGCGGGTGCCGGTACGCGGCATGGCTGCGCCGCGAGGTGACGCTCTTGGAGTTCAAGGGCAACGACCACGGGTTCCACCTCTACCGGCCGGGTTGTGCCAGCGCCGTGGCGCTCATGGACCGCGTCGCCGAGTTCATCAGCGGGTGGGCGGCGTCGGTGATCGCCGACGCCGAAACGGAGCGTTTGCTTGCGCGGAAGGGCACGAACAAGACGGGCAGGACCGCATTTGCTGATGGGCCAGATAACAAAGTCAGAGACAACCCAGGGCTGATGGGTAAGAGTCGCCTGTAG